A genomic segment from Tessaracoccus defluvii encodes:
- a CDS encoding dipeptide ABC transporter ATP-binding protein, with amino-acid sequence MSAPILTVDGLTVDYTTHEGSRRAVDGVSLEIAAGEVLGVVGESGSGKSTIAQTIIGLQAANARIVGGSVKLGDLDLLASGRRTWRQVRGTRIALVPQDPNNSLNPLRTVGASIAEPLLLHGASPKAVQGRVLELLELVGIPDPPRRAAQYPHELSGGMRQRVLIAAAVALEPELIIADEPTSALDVTVQRRILDLIDELRLRTNTSVLLITHDVGVAGERADRLLVMRQGRMEEVGPTARVITSPERDYTRQLISDVPSFSVRTRETVVVPEETAPLVEVTGLVREFSRGRQEEPFRAVDDVSFTVAPGTTHAIVGESGSGKTTTGRILVGLDHPTAGSVRVGDREIRSVRGARAREQRRAVQLVYQNPFGSLDPRQHVGSIIEEPLRNFRIGASAAERKAKVREILDAVALPEQYATRLPRELSGGQRQRVAIARALVIEPQLVVLDEAVSALDVTVQAQILELLDRLQRERGLTYVFISHDLAVVRQISDTVSVLKEGVQVEAGATEDVFRRPRHDYTQALLDAIPGRLYATI; translated from the coding sequence ATGAGCGCCCCCATCCTCACCGTCGACGGGCTCACCGTCGACTACACCACCCACGAGGGCTCCCGCCGCGCCGTCGACGGCGTCTCCCTGGAGATCGCCGCCGGCGAAGTGCTCGGCGTCGTCGGTGAGTCAGGCTCCGGCAAGTCGACCATCGCGCAGACCATCATCGGGCTGCAGGCCGCCAACGCGCGCATCGTCGGCGGCTCCGTGAAGCTGGGCGACCTCGACCTGCTCGCCTCCGGCCGCCGCACCTGGCGGCAGGTCCGCGGCACCCGGATCGCGCTGGTCCCGCAGGACCCGAACAACTCGCTCAACCCGCTGCGGACGGTGGGGGCCAGCATCGCCGAGCCGCTGCTGCTGCACGGCGCCTCCCCGAAGGCGGTGCAGGGGCGGGTGCTGGAACTGCTGGAGCTCGTCGGGATCCCCGACCCGCCGCGGCGCGCCGCCCAGTACCCGCACGAGCTGTCCGGGGGCATGCGCCAGCGCGTCCTGATCGCGGCGGCCGTCGCGCTCGAGCCCGAGCTGATCATCGCCGACGAGCCGACCAGCGCCCTCGACGTCACCGTCCAGCGCCGCATCCTCGACCTCATCGACGAGCTGCGGCTGCGCACCAACACGTCGGTGCTGCTCATCACGCACGACGTCGGCGTCGCGGGCGAGCGAGCGGACCGTCTCCTCGTGATGCGGCAGGGACGGATGGAGGAGGTCGGGCCGACGGCCCGGGTCATCACGAGCCCCGAACGTGACTACACGCGCCAGCTGATCTCCGACGTGCCCTCCTTCAGCGTCCGGACCCGCGAGACGGTCGTCGTCCCCGAGGAGACCGCGCCCCTGGTTGAGGTGACGGGCCTCGTCCGTGAGTTCTCCCGCGGCCGCCAGGAAGAGCCGTTCCGCGCCGTCGACGACGTGAGCTTCACCGTCGCCCCCGGCACCACACACGCCATCGTGGGCGAGTCGGGCTCCGGCAAGACCACCACGGGCCGCATCCTCGTCGGCCTCGACCACCCGACGGCCGGGTCGGTCCGCGTCGGCGACCGGGAGATCCGGAGCGTCCGTGGGGCCAGGGCCCGCGAGCAGCGCCGCGCGGTGCAGCTCGTCTACCAGAACCCGTTCGGCTCGCTCGACCCCCGGCAGCACGTCGGCTCGATCATCGAGGAGCCCCTGCGCAACTTCCGCATCGGCGCCTCCGCGGCCGAGCGGAAGGCGAAGGTCCGCGAGATCCTCGACGCCGTCGCGCTGCCGGAGCAGTACGCCACCCGGCTGCCGCGCGAGCTGTCCGGCGGGCAGCGGCAGCGGGTCGCGATCGCCCGCGCCCTGGTGATCGAGCCGCAGCTTGTCGTCCTCGACGAGGCCGTCTCCGCCCTCGACGTCACCGTCCAGGCGCAGATCCTGGAGCTGCTCGACCGGCTGCAGCGTGAGCGGGGCCTCACGTATGTGTTCATCTCGCACGACCTGGCGGTCGTCAGGCAGATCTCCGACACCGTTTCGGTGCTGAAGGAGGGTGTCCAGGTGGAGGCCGGCGCCACCGAGGACGTCTTCCGCCGCCCCCGCCACGACTACACCCAGGCGTTGCTCGACGCCATCCCCGGCCGCCTCTACGCGACCATCTGA
- a CDS encoding ABC transporter permease has translation MIKRELLRPGALVALLILLIVLVWAVFPGLFTGFDPISGSAKEALKPPSALHWFGTDATGRDLYARVVHGARHSLSAGAAAVGIGFVVGTLLGVIAGARPGIVDDIIMRLVDVLLAIPGLLLSLSVVILLGFGTTNAAIAVGLTSIATFARLARSRVVSVSTSDFVEAAYGSGGTFWSVLGRHVLPNSMGPVIALIALQFGSAILQIATLGFLGYGAPPPTPEWGLLIAEGRNYMATGWWLTTLPGLVVVAVVLSTNRLSNAIREVTR, from the coding sequence ATGATCAAGCGCGAACTGCTGCGGCCCGGGGCGCTGGTGGCCCTCCTGATCCTGCTCATCGTGCTCGTGTGGGCGGTGTTCCCCGGCCTGTTCACCGGCTTCGACCCGATCTCCGGCTCGGCGAAGGAAGCACTGAAGCCGCCGTCGGCGCTCCACTGGTTCGGCACCGACGCGACGGGCCGCGACCTGTACGCCCGCGTCGTCCACGGCGCCCGACACTCGCTGAGCGCGGGTGCCGCCGCGGTCGGGATCGGCTTCGTGGTGGGCACGCTGCTCGGCGTCATCGCCGGAGCCCGCCCCGGCATCGTCGACGACATCATCATGCGTCTCGTCGACGTCCTGCTGGCCATCCCCGGCCTGCTGCTGTCGCTGTCGGTGGTGATCCTGCTCGGCTTCGGCACCACCAACGCGGCGATCGCCGTCGGCCTGACCTCCATCGCCACCTTCGCCCGCCTGGCGCGCTCCCGCGTCGTCAGCGTCAGCACCTCGGACTTCGTCGAGGCCGCGTACGGTTCGGGCGGAACCTTCTGGTCGGTGCTGGGCCGCCACGTGCTGCCCAACTCGATGGGCCCGGTCATCGCCCTGATCGCCCTGCAGTTCGGCAGCGCCATCCTGCAGATCGCCACCCTCGGCTTCCTCGGCTACGGCGCCCCGCCGCCCACGCCCGAGTGGGGTCTCCTGATCGCCGAGGGCCGCAACTACATGGCCACCGGCTGGTGGCTCACGACCCTGCCGGGTCTGGTGGTCGTCGCCGTCGTGCTCTCGACCAACCGACTCAGCAACGCCATCCGAGAGGTGACCCGATGA
- a CDS encoding TIGR04028 family ABC transporter substrate-binding protein: protein MTQSKWVRGLTTLLVTSVAAALLASCGAATPGTDPTTPAASGEPAPGGALTYLEPQTWNTLYPPSAGFYPNGGIVNNITDRLLYQNPETLELEPWIATALPVVNEDATEYTFTIRDDVTYSDGTKLTAENVVKNFDLFGKGDKDRTLSVSEAINNYESGEVVDATTVKFHFKASAPGFAQAVSTINSGLLSDATLDKDADGFGPGQAATIIGSGPFVIEKEDIGTQLVVKARDDYDWAPPSLEHQGPAYLDQISYVVAGENSVRIGSLTAGQADIARQVEAPDEAVVKGAGLPIVSRPTNGVTNSLALRFGHPLLTDIHVREAIFSAIDREAILEALFTESYPLATSSLAKGARGYKDQSAALVYDQAKATSLLDEAGWVVGSDGIREKDGERLALTFNIALPQPRSADVVTIIQDQLRQVGIEVSTISGDQAAQTAAANDINQVQVYHSMVARADYDVIKSQYHSANRNVLQNLSSATGEITDPELDRLLEAVASSPKDEDRAAASGAVQDYLTANFYVLPLFEEPQVYGLQTYVQGFTTESVARPSFYSVWLNK, encoded by the coding sequence ATGACACAGTCCAAGTGGGTGCGTGGCCTGACCACGCTGCTCGTCACATCCGTTGCGGCCGCCCTGCTTGCCTCCTGCGGCGCCGCCACCCCGGGCACCGACCCGACCACCCCCGCTGCGTCCGGTGAGCCGGCGCCCGGCGGCGCCCTCACCTACCTCGAGCCGCAGACGTGGAACACGCTGTATCCGCCGTCGGCCGGCTTCTATCCCAACGGCGGCATCGTCAACAACATCACCGACCGCCTCCTCTATCAGAACCCCGAGACCCTCGAGCTGGAGCCGTGGATCGCCACGGCGCTGCCCGTGGTCAACGAGGACGCCACCGAGTACACGTTCACGATCCGCGACGACGTCACCTACTCCGACGGCACGAAGCTGACGGCGGAGAACGTCGTCAAGAACTTCGACCTGTTCGGCAAGGGCGACAAGGACCGGACGCTGTCCGTCTCGGAGGCCATCAACAACTACGAGTCCGGCGAGGTCGTCGACGCCACCACCGTGAAGTTCCACTTCAAGGCGTCGGCCCCCGGCTTCGCGCAGGCCGTGTCGACCATCAACTCGGGCCTACTGTCCGACGCGACCCTCGACAAGGACGCCGACGGCTTCGGCCCCGGCCAGGCCGCCACGATCATCGGCAGCGGCCCGTTCGTCATCGAGAAGGAGGACATCGGCACGCAGCTCGTCGTCAAGGCCCGCGACGACTACGACTGGGCGCCGCCGTCGCTGGAGCACCAGGGTCCTGCCTACCTCGACCAGATCAGCTACGTCGTCGCCGGCGAGAACAGCGTCCGCATCGGCTCGCTGACGGCCGGTCAGGCCGACATCGCCCGCCAGGTCGAGGCGCCGGACGAGGCAGTGGTCAAGGGAGCGGGGCTGCCGATCGTCAGCCGCCCCACCAACGGAGTCACCAACTCGCTTGCTCTGCGCTTCGGGCACCCGCTGCTGACCGACATCCACGTGCGTGAGGCCATCTTCTCCGCCATCGACCGCGAGGCCATCCTCGAGGCCCTGTTCACCGAGTCGTACCCGCTGGCCACGTCGTCGCTGGCGAAGGGTGCCCGCGGCTACAAGGACCAGTCGGCCGCCCTCGTCTACGACCAGGCCAAGGCCACCAGCCTCCTCGACGAGGCCGGCTGGGTCGTCGGGAGCGACGGCATCCGGGAGAAGGACGGCGAGCGCCTGGCGCTCACCTTCAACATCGCCCTGCCGCAGCCCCGCTCCGCCGACGTCGTGACGATCATCCAGGACCAGCTCCGCCAGGTCGGCATCGAGGTCTCGACCATCTCCGGCGACCAGGCCGCCCAGACAGCCGCGGCGAACGACATCAACCAGGTGCAGGTGTACCACTCGATGGTCGCCCGCGCCGACTACGACGTCATCAAGAGCCAGTACCACTCGGCCAACCGCAACGTGCTGCAGAACCTCAGCTCGGCCACCGGCGAGATCACGGATCCGGAGCTCGACCGGCTGCTCGAGGCCGTCGCCTCCTCCCCGAAGGATGAGGACCGCGCGGCCGCCAGCGGCGCGGTGCAGGACTACCTGACGGCCAACTTCTACGTGCTGCCGCTGTTCGAGGAGCCGCAGGTCTACGGCTTGCAGACCTACGTCCAGGGCTTCACCACGGAGTCCGTCGCCCGGCCGAGCTTCTACTCGGTCTGGCTGAACAAGTGA
- a CDS encoding ABC transporter permease, producing MAVLKRIAQALLVILLAFTATFILMQALPGDGVLARYQNPELGLTPEQIEELRRVYGVDQPVWVQYLTSIGNYIAGNFGTSMQSGARVADLIVTALPQTLVLASTGFALAVVVAVVIAFLASFPPFGRLRGFIRTLPPLFVSVPAFWVGILLIQVFSFGLGWVRVIGATGLEALILPAITISVPISAPLSQVLIRSLDEVQEAPFVDVVRSRGASEWWLLVRNVAKNALLPTITIAGLLFGELVAGAVVTEAVFGRAGIGTLTEQAVANRDLPVIQAVVLLAAVGFVTINLIVDLLYPVIDPRLRREAA from the coding sequence GTGGCTGTCCTGAAGCGCATCGCCCAGGCGCTGCTGGTGATCCTGCTGGCCTTCACGGCCACCTTCATCCTCATGCAGGCCCTGCCCGGCGACGGGGTGCTGGCCCGGTACCAGAACCCCGAACTCGGGCTCACCCCCGAGCAGATCGAGGAACTGCGCCGCGTCTACGGCGTCGACCAGCCGGTCTGGGTGCAGTACCTGACCAGCATCGGCAACTACATCGCCGGCAACTTCGGCACGTCGATGCAGTCCGGCGCCCGCGTCGCCGACCTCATCGTGACGGCGCTGCCCCAGACGCTGGTGCTGGCCTCCACCGGCTTCGCGCTGGCGGTCGTCGTCGCCGTCGTGATCGCCTTCCTGGCCTCGTTCCCGCCGTTCGGCCGGCTCCGCGGCTTCATCCGCACCCTGCCGCCGCTGTTCGTGTCCGTGCCCGCCTTCTGGGTCGGCATCCTGCTGATCCAGGTGTTCTCCTTCGGGCTGGGGTGGGTGCGCGTCATCGGCGCCACCGGCCTCGAGGCCCTGATCCTGCCCGCGATCACGATCAGCGTGCCGATCTCGGCCCCGCTCAGCCAGGTGCTGATCCGCAGCCTCGACGAGGTGCAGGAGGCCCCGTTCGTGGACGTCGTCCGCTCCCGCGGCGCCAGCGAATGGTGGCTGCTGGTGCGCAACGTCGCCAAGAACGCGCTGCTTCCGACCATCACCATCGCCGGCCTGCTGTTCGGCGAACTGGTGGCGGGCGCCGTCGTCACGGAGGCCGTCTTCGGCCGCGCCGGCATCGGCACCCTGACGGAGCAGGCGGTCGCCAACCGCGACCTGCCCGTCATCCAGGCCGTCGTGCTGCTCGCCGCCGTCGGCTTCGTCACCATCAACCTGATCGTCGACCTGCTCTACCCGGTCATCGATCCCCGGCTGCGGAGGGAGGCGGCATGA